Proteins from a genomic interval of Desulfovibrio desulfuricans:
- a CDS encoding methyl-accepting chemotaxis protein — MVWTFIAPFTLTVAIGTYSVGSLSNLSDGIDNLYNIHVKGLNTARDINVTVLRLIREEKNLILTNEAGEIQRCLQLLAEERKKLEALMQTLPKYFTSGEGKTLCDKMIQPIKAWLVLHEKVIELGRTSDAAMNEQAQQLSNTQARQAMRDVAQAIQAVVDLKLRRADELNHESTRMYETSRLITIIGIIASVLVGLGLGFFMARNMLRQLGDEPASLSKLALAIAGGDLDARFDPARTEQGVFGAMKNMVATLKTKIAEAEQKGLEAAEESKKAQQATLEAEAARKQAERAKAEGMLQAARQLESVVGIVNTASEQLSAQIEQSSRGADEQSSRVRETATAMEEMNATVLEVARNAQQAADASTQTKQKALEGSNIVSDAVKGIETVRNQSLAIKEDMNALGKQAEGIGQVMNVIADIADQTNLLALNAAIEAARAGDAGRGFAVVADEVRKLAEKTMSATQEVGQAIRDIQEGTRKNIENVDKSAMSIESATTLSVKSGDSLQQILTLVEHVNDQVQSIATASEEQSAASEEINQSVEQVATISAETAQAMEQASHAVSELLEQSQVLQGLIAEMKAQGEAA; from the coding sequence ATTGTTTGGACTTTCATTGCTCCTTTCACTCTTACAGTTGCCATCGGTACATATTCAGTTGGCAGCCTCAGCAATCTTTCTGATGGCATAGATAATCTTTATAATATCCATGTTAAAGGGCTTAATACCGCTCGGGATATTAATGTAACCGTGCTAAGGTTAATCAGAGAAGAAAAGAATCTCATTCTTACCAATGAAGCTGGTGAAATACAGCGCTGCCTTCAGCTGCTCGCCGAGGAAAGGAAAAAGCTGGAGGCCCTGATGCAAACTTTGCCCAAGTATTTTACATCGGGTGAAGGCAAGACGCTCTGCGACAAAATGATCCAGCCTATTAAAGCATGGCTTGTCCTGCATGAAAAAGTTATTGAACTCGGCAGAACAAGCGATGCCGCCATGAACGAGCAGGCGCAACAGCTCTCCAACACCCAGGCGCGGCAAGCCATGAGAGACGTTGCACAAGCCATTCAGGCGGTCGTTGATCTTAAACTTCGACGAGCAGATGAACTGAACCACGAAAGCACGCGTATGTATGAAACCTCACGCCTCATCACCATTATTGGCATTATTGCCTCCGTGCTGGTGGGCCTTGGGCTGGGCTTTTTCATGGCCCGCAACATGCTGCGCCAGTTGGGAGATGAACCCGCCTCACTTTCAAAGCTGGCTCTGGCAATCGCTGGCGGTGATCTGGACGCGCGCTTTGACCCGGCCCGCACAGAACAGGGCGTGTTTGGCGCCATGAAGAACATGGTAGCTACGCTGAAGACCAAGATCGCCGAAGCCGAACAAAAAGGCCTGGAGGCAGCGGAAGAGTCGAAAAAAGCCCAGCAGGCGACCCTTGAGGCGGAAGCTGCCCGCAAGCAGGCAGAACGGGCCAAGGCCGAGGGCATGTTGCAGGCCGCCCGCCAGCTTGAAAGCGTTGTGGGTATTGTCAACACAGCTTCCGAGCAGCTTTCCGCCCAGATCGAACAGTCCAGCCGGGGTGCGGACGAGCAGTCCAGCCGCGTGCGTGAAACCGCCACAGCCATGGAAGAAATGAACGCCACCGTGCTTGAAGTGGCCCGCAACGCACAGCAGGCGGCGGACGCCTCCACCCAGACCAAGCAAAAGGCCCTTGAAGGTTCCAACATAGTCAGCGATGCGGTCAAGGGCATTGAAACTGTCCGGAATCAGTCGCTGGCCATCAAGGAAGACATGAATGCACTTGGCAAGCAAGCTGAAGGCATTGGCCAGGTCATGAACGTGATCGCCGACATTGCAGACCAGACCAACCTGCTGGCCCTAAATGCGGCCATTGAGGCGGCACGTGCGGGCGATGCCGGGCGCGGGTTTGCCGTGGTTGCTGACGAAGTGCGCAAACTGGCGGAAAAAACCATGTCCGCCACGCAGGAGGTCGGGCAGGCTATCCGCGATATTCAGGAAGGCACCCGCAAGAATATTGAAAACGTGGACAAGTCGGCGATGTCTATTGAAAGCGCCACCACTCTTTCTGTAAAATCAGGCGACTCCCTGCAACAGATTCTCACCCTTGTGGAACACGTGAACGATCAGGTGCAGTCCATTGCCACTGCCAGCGAAGAGCAGTCCGCCGCCAGTGAGGAAATCAACCAGTCTGTGGAGCAGGTGGCTACCATTTCTGCGGAAACCGCCCAGGCCATGGAACAGGCCTCGCACGCTGTTTCCGAATTGCTGGAGCAATCACAGGTACTGCAAGGCCTTATCGCTGAAATGAAGGCTCAGGGTGAAGCCGCTTAG
- a CDS encoding cache domain-containing protein, with protein MRSIKQKIALAAGLGLIATAAILMAFGLYSTSNTKEFVSNRVSQLLEKSAISSLESLVSDRASVVETALQDNIDTARTTGKIFEVLRANLGSEHLRDLFVKILRANLDNNPTYLGSYSAWEPNALDGMDALYANTEAHDASGRFITYWNRDETGKISRQALVEYESDAKHANGVRKGGWYLGPGKPARKACLTPSPTLCRAKQSG; from the coding sequence ATGCGTTCTATCAAGCAAAAAATTGCGCTGGCTGCGGGTCTTGGGCTGATTGCCACGGCTGCAATACTGATGGCTTTCGGGCTGTACTCCACCAGCAACACCAAGGAGTTTGTTTCCAACCGCGTTTCGCAACTTCTGGAAAAAAGCGCCATTTCATCACTTGAATCTCTGGTTTCTGACAGGGCCTCCGTTGTGGAAACTGCCCTTCAGGACAACATTGACACCGCCCGCACAACTGGAAAGATCTTCGAGGTGTTGCGCGCCAATCTCGGCAGCGAGCACCTGCGCGATCTTTTTGTTAAAATTCTACGCGCCAACCTTGATAACAACCCCACATATCTGGGTTCATATTCCGCATGGGAGCCAAACGCCCTTGACGGCATGGATGCCCTGTACGCCAACACAGAAGCCCACGATGCTTCGGGCCGATTTATTACGTACTGGAACCGCGATGAAACAGGCAAGATCAGCCGACAGGCCCTGGTGGAGTACGAAAGCGATGCCAAGCACGCCAACGGCGTACGCAAGGGCGGCTGGTACCTTGGCCCAGGGAAACCGGCAAGGAAAGCGTGCTTGACCCCTTCCCCTACATTGTGCAGGGCAAAACAGAGTGGCTGA
- a CDS encoding methyl-accepting chemotaxis protein — protein MLDPFPYIVQGKTEWLTTISVPVKENNKFLGVSGTDLRLTFLQKMAEDVDAKIYGGKGDVFIISYDGLVVANSGDASMVGKALSNGLPNADKVMPNVREGKAYAGLSVDGKSIMAYAPVKLGRSGKFWSVLVRLPRDVVLADADALEAQLNERAKNDALNQIMVGAGVALLGIICLWFFAGSLTRPLIRAKDYAEGVAAGDFSRELVVNQQDEIGVLASSLRTMVANLQAMIAEAHAKGEEAQKAMKEAQAAMEEAHAAKAQAERAKAEGMLHAAGQLEGVVEIVTAASQQLSSQIEQSSRGADEQSGRVRETATAMEEMNATVLEVARNAQQAADASTQTKQKALEGSNIVSDAVKGIETVRDQSLAIKEDMNALGKQAEGIGQIMNVIADIADQTNLLALNAAIEAARAGDAGRGFAVVADEVRKLAEKTMAATQEVGQAIRDIQEGTRKNIANVDKAAVTIESATDLSVRSGEALSQIFNLVEQVNDQVQSIATASEQQSAASEEINKSVEQVSAISAETAQAMEQASSAVSELAQQSKVLQNLIHEMKTQK, from the coding sequence GTGCTTGACCCCTTCCCCTACATTGTGCAGGGCAAAACAGAGTGGCTGACCACAATCTCCGTGCCCGTCAAGGAAAACAACAAGTTCCTTGGCGTTTCCGGCACAGACCTGCGCCTCACCTTCTTGCAGAAGATGGCAGAAGATGTTGATGCCAAAATCTACGGCGGCAAGGGCGATGTATTCATTATCAGCTATGACGGACTGGTAGTTGCCAACAGCGGCGACGCCTCAATGGTCGGCAAAGCATTGAGCAACGGCTTGCCCAATGCGGACAAGGTCATGCCCAACGTGCGTGAAGGCAAGGCCTATGCCGGGTTAAGCGTGGACGGCAAATCCATTATGGCATACGCCCCGGTGAAACTTGGCCGCTCTGGCAAATTCTGGTCCGTACTTGTCAGGTTGCCCAGAGATGTTGTGCTGGCTGATGCCGATGCCCTTGAGGCGCAACTCAACGAGCGCGCCAAGAACGATGCCTTGAATCAGATCATGGTGGGCGCAGGCGTGGCCCTGCTGGGCATAATCTGTCTGTGGTTCTTTGCGGGCTCGCTTACGCGGCCGCTCATCAGGGCCAAGGACTACGCCGAAGGCGTGGCCGCAGGTGATTTCAGCCGAGAACTGGTGGTGAACCAGCAGGATGAAATCGGCGTACTGGCCAGCTCTCTGCGCACAATGGTCGCCAATCTGCAAGCAATGATCGCGGAGGCGCACGCCAAGGGCGAGGAAGCTCAAAAAGCAATGAAAGAAGCGCAGGCCGCCATGGAGGAGGCCCACGCCGCCAAGGCCCAGGCCGAACGTGCCAAGGCCGAGGGCATGCTGCACGCTGCCGGGCAGCTTGAAGGCGTGGTGGAAATCGTCACTGCGGCCTCGCAGCAGCTTTCATCCCAGATTGAGCAATCGAGCCGCGGCGCGGACGAGCAGTCTGGACGGGTGCGCGAAACCGCCACAGCTATGGAAGAAATGAACGCCACCGTGCTTGAAGTGGCCCGCAACGCGCAGCAGGCAGCGGATGCCTCCACCCAGACCAAGCAAAAGGCCCTTGAGGGCTCCAATATTGTCAGCGATGCGGTCAAGGGCATTGAAACTGTCCGGGATCAGTCGCTGGCCATCAAGGAAGACATGAACGCCCTTGGCAAGCAGGCCGAAGGCATTGGGCAGATCATGAACGTGATCGCCGACATTGCCGACCAGACCAACCTGCTGGCCCTTAACGCCGCCATCGAGGCCGCCCGCGCTGGCGATGCCGGACGCGGATTTGCGGTTGTGGCCGATGAAGTGCGCAAACTGGCGGAAAAGACCATGGCCGCCACGCAGGAAGTGGGACAGGCCATCCGCGACATTCAGGAAGGCACCCGCAAAAACATTGCCAACGTGGACAAGGCTGCCGTAACCATCGAAAGCGCTACAGACCTTTCCGTACGTTCCGGCGAAGCCTTGAGCCAGATATTCAACCTCGTTGAACAGGTTAACGACCAGGTGCAGTCAATTGCTACTGCAAGCGAGCAGCAATCTGCAGCAAGTGAAGAAATCAACAAGTCTGTTGAACAGGTTTCTGCAATTTCTGCTGAAACAGCGCAGGCGATGGAACAGGCATCAAGCGCTGTGTCTGAACTTGCGCAACAGTCAAAAGTACTGCAAAACCTCATTCACGAAATGAAAACACAGAAATAA
- a CDS encoding response regulator: MAIASITTAAVPSRALAADSQNPIIVSLPRENEPYSFVSMFGEPSGLLVDIWRLWGEKVGRDIKFRMGEWPDLLTDVRSGQSQIHGGLFRSATRSLLLDFGPALFPSRGVIIMASGANADMDSTPAPVIATLKGTILETHLRTRYPTLRLLSLASFKDMIMAVGGGLAQGVAGPLLPLISAIDRLGLNEKFSTEPFPLLEDTLRPGVRKGDMDTLELVEQGMAQIPRAELIALEEYWVRVPAMRETNRVRRPLNLSTHERQWLETHSRWRVGFLKDGAPLAFTNKQGQFDGISADILRAVAGILGVEIVPHPEASTRNLSTDLATQQIDVVPFSEKLPPVHENTHQHSLLFYLPLDVVTRANAGFSVTSPRDLAKKTVAVLAYPGVAIQLEKLVPNAIVVPLQVMDDALNGLRSGRYDAVVGLSVSVSFFLTNGERNDLRHTRLPDLRYAAQIAFRSDWPELPRIFEKAYESIPYTNLLEMAQRWGSLRLEKDIDWERIKQVGGVVALLVGSFLCVILIANHRLARESQATQIALSTLRQRERQLKTVMDNQPSMVMLIDTAGRYILVNRQFERFIGRPAEDMIGKQNEDNLPPEIAATATLADAEVLKTGEPLTSEESYRNASGDLRDLDTCKVPLKDDNGNIFGIVITATDITERRKAERQALRTQTEMAQIFNAAGSAMRVLDTNHIVLQANDAFLKLHGFCREEVIGVRCSDYTQNSEKCATCAVTRVLNGAPKAAETTMRRRKNGDEIYCDVVATPFLSPEGELLGAIEDCRDVTELVKSQRAMQQAALAAEEANRAKSEFLANMSHEIRTPMNAVIGMAYLALQTKLTGKQHSYLSSIKDSAKSLLRIINDILDFSKIEAGRMDIENVDFELDEVLQGLASLDIVKLAESKVELLIDVEPDVPFTLMGDPLRLGQVLINLVGNAIKFTDQGEVCVRVQRCGAVGNKITLLFSIRDTGVGMSEEQKQKLFHAFSQADMSTTRRFGGTGLGLSISKRLVEMMGGTITVESTPDQGSTFLFTASFDLPPAGHATLPEVQELSGLRALVVNSDSARREKLGQTLAGLGLQYGEAADCTQGARVAAKAAKAGMAYEVALIDCNQSEKINLKAAARIKKLQNMPVIILTGIHNLGKLNTQATALGINHVLCKPVCRTTLLRAIQEATRRNQPAEDNLLTGNELPRFIEGLEGQRVLLAEDNEINQIVAKELLEGMGLVVDIADNGRIAVDMICKGAYAAVFMDIQMPEMDGFEATRMIRATPGFRHLPIIALTAHGMVGDREKCLKAGMNDHISKPIDPTALAEVAMRWCRKSGGDSLQQTIDL; this comes from the coding sequence ATGGCGATCGCATCCATTACGACCGCCGCAGTTCCTTCCCGCGCTCTGGCAGCCGACAGCCAAAACCCGATCATTGTTTCCCTTCCCCGTGAAAACGAGCCTTATTCCTTTGTATCCATGTTTGGTGAGCCATCTGGCCTGCTTGTGGATATCTGGCGACTGTGGGGCGAGAAGGTCGGGCGAGATATTAAATTTCGCATGGGGGAATGGCCTGACTTGCTGACCGATGTCCGCTCCGGTCAATCGCAAATCCATGGCGGACTTTTTCGCTCCGCCACCCGCTCCCTGCTGCTGGATTTCGGCCCAGCGCTCTTTCCCTCGCGCGGCGTGATCATTATGGCTTCGGGCGCCAACGCTGATATGGACAGCACTCCGGCGCCGGTTATCGCCACCCTCAAGGGCACCATCCTTGAAACGCATCTGCGCACCCGCTACCCCACACTGCGTCTTTTGTCGCTGGCATCCTTCAAGGACATGATCATGGCTGTGGGCGGCGGCCTGGCTCAAGGCGTTGCCGGGCCACTCTTGCCGCTTATCAGTGCCATCGACCGCCTGGGACTCAACGAAAAATTTTCCACCGAGCCTTTCCCCCTGCTGGAAGACACACTCCGGCCCGGCGTGCGCAAAGGCGATATGGACACTCTGGAACTTGTGGAACAGGGCATGGCCCAGATTCCCCGAGCGGAACTCATCGCCCTTGAGGAATACTGGGTGCGCGTACCCGCCATGCGCGAAACAAACAGGGTGCGCCGCCCCCTGAACCTCAGCACGCATGAACGCCAGTGGCTTGAAACGCACTCCCGCTGGCGCGTTGGTTTTCTTAAAGACGGGGCACCCCTCGCCTTTACCAATAAACAGGGGCAGTTTGACGGCATCAGCGCTGATATTTTGCGGGCTGTCGCAGGGATTCTGGGCGTGGAAATTGTCCCCCATCCCGAAGCTTCTACCCGAAACCTGAGCACAGATCTGGCAACCCAGCAGATAGACGTGGTGCCTTTCAGCGAAAAACTCCCGCCAGTGCACGAAAATACGCACCAGCACAGCCTGTTGTTCTATCTGCCGCTGGATGTGGTTACCAGGGCCAATGCGGGTTTTTCCGTTACCAGCCCCCGTGACCTGGCAAAAAAGACCGTAGCCGTGCTGGCATACCCCGGCGTTGCAATCCAGTTGGAAAAACTCGTGCCCAACGCCATTGTGGTTCCCTTGCAGGTCATGGACGACGCCCTTAATGGGCTGCGATCAGGGCGCTACGATGCTGTGGTGGGCCTTTCTGTATCCGTCAGTTTTTTTCTGACCAATGGCGAGCGTAACGATCTCAGGCATACCCGGCTGCCCGATCTGCGCTATGCTGCGCAAATTGCCTTTCGCTCTGACTGGCCAGAACTCCCCAGAATTTTTGAAAAAGCCTACGAGAGCATCCCCTACACCAACCTGCTGGAAATGGCCCAACGCTGGGGCAGCCTGCGGCTTGAAAAGGACATAGACTGGGAACGCATCAAACAGGTGGGCGGCGTGGTTGCCCTGCTTGTTGGCAGTTTTTTGTGCGTAATACTGATTGCCAACCACAGACTTGCGCGCGAAAGCCAGGCCACCCAGATTGCCTTAAGCACTCTGCGCCAACGGGAGAGGCAGCTTAAAACGGTTATGGACAACCAGCCAAGCATGGTCATGCTGATTGACACGGCTGGCAGATATATACTGGTCAACCGCCAGTTTGAGCGCTTTATAGGCCGCCCGGCAGAGGACATGATCGGCAAACAGAACGAAGACAACCTGCCCCCGGAAATTGCCGCTACCGCAACACTTGCTGATGCAGAAGTTCTGAAAACCGGGGAGCCGCTTACCAGTGAAGAATCCTACCGCAATGCCAGCGGCGACCTGCGGGATCTTGACACCTGCAAAGTTCCGCTCAAGGACGACAACGGCAACATCTTTGGCATTGTCATTACAGCCACAGACATTACTGAGCGACGCAAGGCCGAGCGGCAGGCCCTGCGCACGCAGACAGAGATGGCCCAGATATTCAACGCTGCGGGCAGCGCCATGCGCGTGCTGGACACCAATCACATTGTCTTGCAGGCCAATGACGCTTTTCTGAAGCTGCACGGATTCTGCCGTGAGGAAGTGATCGGCGTCCGCTGTTCCGACTACACGCAAAATTCCGAAAAATGCGCCACCTGCGCGGTTACACGAGTGCTGAACGGCGCTCCCAAAGCTGCGGAAACCACTATGCGCCGCCGCAAGAACGGCGATGAGATTTACTGCGATGTTGTGGCTACGCCCTTTCTTTCGCCCGAAGGAGAACTGCTGGGGGCCATTGAAGACTGCCGCGACGTTACAGAGCTTGTAAAAAGCCAGCGAGCCATGCAACAGGCTGCCCTGGCTGCGGAAGAAGCCAACCGCGCCAAGAGCGAATTTCTGGCGAACATGAGCCACGAAATCCGCACCCCCATGAACGCCGTTATCGGCATGGCCTATCTCGCCCTGCAAACCAAGCTCACGGGCAAGCAGCACAGCTACCTCTCCAGCATCAAGGATTCCGCCAAATCACTGCTGCGCATCATCAATGATATTCTGGATTTTTCAAAGATTGAAGCGGGCCGCATGGATATTGAGAATGTGGACTTTGAGCTGGACGAAGTGCTGCAAGGGCTGGCAAGCCTCGATATTGTCAAACTGGCTGAAAGCAAGGTCGAACTGCTGATTGACGTGGAGCCGGACGTTCCCTTCACCCTCATGGGCGATCCTCTGCGGCTGGGGCAGGTGCTTATCAACCTTGTGGGCAACGCCATCAAGTTTACTGATCAGGGCGAGGTTTGCGTGCGGGTGCAGCGGTGTGGTGCCGTGGGCAACAAAATAACCCTGCTTTTCAGCATCCGCGACACTGGCGTCGGCATGTCGGAAGAGCAGAAACAAAAGCTGTTCCACGCATTCTCGCAGGCCGATATGTCCACAACACGGAGGTTCGGCGGCACAGGTCTGGGGCTTTCCATTTCCAAAAGGCTTGTGGAAATGATGGGTGGCACTATCACGGTCGAAAGCACGCCCGATCAGGGCAGCACATTTCTATTTACCGCATCCTTTGACCTGCCCCCGGCTGGGCATGCCACACTGCCGGAGGTGCAGGAACTCTCTGGCCTGCGCGCCCTTGTGGTCAACAGCGACAGCGCCCGGAGGGAGAAACTGGGGCAAACCCTCGCAGGCCTTGGGCTGCAATACGGCGAGGCAGCAGACTGCACACAGGGTGCGCGCGTTGCCGCAAAAGCCGCCAAGGCAGGCATGGCCTACGAGGTAGCGCTGATCGATTGCAACCAGTCTGAAAAAATCAATCTGAAAGCCGCAGCGCGGATTAAAAAATTGCAGAACATGCCCGTCATTATCCTGACCGGGATTCACAATCTGGGCAAACTCAATACGCAGGCAACCGCCCTGGGCATCAATCATGTTCTCTGCAAACCTGTTTGCAGAACAACGCTGCTGCGCGCCATTCAGGAGGCCACGCGCCGCAACCAGCCGGCAGAAGACAACCTGCTGACCGGCAACGAGCTGCCGAGGTTTATAGAGGGGCTGGAAGGCCAGCGTGTGCTTTTGGCTGAAGATAATGAAATCAACCAGATTGTCGCCAAGGAGCTGCTGGAAGGCATGGGCCTTGTGGTGGATATCGCCGATAATGGACGCATTGCCGTGGATATGATTTGCAAAGGCGCATACGCAGCCGTATTCATGGACATACAGATGCCCGAAATGGACGGCTTTGAGGCAACACGCATGATACGCGCCACACCAGGGTTCCGCCATTTGCCCATCATTGCCCTCACAGCTCACGGCATGGTGGGCGACAGGGAAAAATGCCTCAAGGCGGGCATGAACGACCACATTTCCAAGCCCATCGACCCCACGGCGCTGGCAGAAGTTGCCATGCGCTGGTGCCGCAAATCCGGTGGAGACAGCCTACAGCAAACAATCGATTTGTAG
- a CDS encoding YibE/F family protein, whose product MPIGAAAGHMPLRSTRRDALLCVVLGLACLALYLMPTGFENRLPDNAVRCRATVLSVDNERVHQYGIVRMGTQYVTMRAIDGPYAGQTWQAGNDLVGKMELDKVFAPGDTALMVLTLRDGKVADAVAQDHYRLHTQAVAFGIFALLLLAFAGATGLKALLSFVFSALTIWKALVPALLRDVDPILLGLGVTTAITAATILLVGGMNRRGLAAWLGSLLGIGATCALALAFAGPFQLHGAVRPYAETVLYSGYPHLNMTRIFLASIFMASSGALMDLAMDVAASMAELAAQNPGISRRAALASGLRVGRAVVGTMTTTLLLAYSGGYIATLMLFMAQGIPLENALNLPFVSAEIMNTLVGSIGLVTVAPFTALTGTWLLIRPGHANSASAGA is encoded by the coding sequence ATGCCGATTGGGGCCGCCGCAGGGCATATGCCCTTGCGCTCCACCCGGCGCGATGCCCTGCTGTGCGTGGTGCTGGGGCTGGCCTGCCTTGCGCTGTACCTGATGCCCACGGGTTTTGAAAACCGCCTGCCGGATAATGCGGTGCGCTGTCGTGCAACGGTGCTGAGCGTGGATAATGAGCGGGTGCACCAGTACGGCATTGTGCGCATGGGTACGCAATATGTGACCATGCGCGCCATCGATGGCCCCTATGCAGGGCAGACATGGCAGGCGGGCAACGATCTGGTGGGCAAGATGGAGCTGGATAAAGTATTCGCCCCCGGCGACACAGCCCTGATGGTGCTTACCCTGCGTGATGGCAAGGTGGCCGATGCCGTGGCGCAGGATCACTACCGGCTGCATACGCAAGCCGTGGCCTTTGGCATATTTGCCCTGTTGCTGCTGGCCTTTGCCGGGGCCACAGGCCTCAAGGCTTTGCTCTCCTTTGTGTTTTCTGCCCTGACGATCTGGAAGGCGCTGGTTCCGGCCCTGCTGCGCGATGTAGATCCCATACTGCTGGGGCTGGGTGTCACCACGGCCATAACAGCCGCAACCATCCTGCTTGTGGGCGGCATGAACCGGCGCGGGCTGGCTGCATGGCTCGGCTCCCTGCTGGGCATTGGCGCCACCTGTGCGCTTGCGCTGGCTTTTGCAGGGCCGTTCCAGTTGCACGGGGCCGTGCGCCCCTATGCGGAAACCGTGCTCTATTCCGGCTATCCGCATCTGAACATGACGCGCATCTTTCTTGCCAGCATATTCATGGCTTCTTCCGGCGCGCTGATGGATCTCGCCATGGATGTGGCTGCCAGCATGGCCGAGCTGGCGGCGCAGAATCCCGGCATTTCCCGCCGAGCGGCGCTGGCCTCGGGCCTGCGTGTGGGCCGCGCCGTTGTGGGCACCATGACCACAACCCTGCTGCTGGCCTATTCCGGCGGCTACATAGCCACCTTGATGCTGTTCATGGCGCAGGGCATCCCGCTGGAAAACGCCCTCAACCTGCCCTTTGTTTCCGCTGAAATAATGAACACATTGGTGGGCAGCATCGGGCTTGTGACGGTTGCGCCCTTTACCGCGCTCACAGGCACATGGCTGCTCATACGGCCCGGGCACGCAAACAGCGCCAGCGCCGGGGCCTGA
- a CDS encoding alkaline phosphatase, with the protein MAQFRWHNAARAAFVLCVMLFGFMGVAHAGQAKYVILLIGDGMGMAQRNAAELYLAAQKGDTTPGIVKLNMSQLPVQGATTTYSIDSLITDSAAAGTAMACGVKTTNRGLGVDGKNVPVVSIAEMARDKGMKVGIVSTVSLDHATPGSFYAHQPSRKNYYEIGLELAASRMDYFAGGGFLDPAGKKSKMEGDKRNVLDAIRANGFHYVNSAQDFRSLKPGKERVVFVNPRLQDESAMTYAMDAAKDDVSLAEMSRKGFELLDNPKGFFMMIEGGKVDWACHANDAVSSITDVLAFDAAVAEAMQFMRNHPDDTLVIVTGDHETGGMSIGFAGTKYDSYHTRLKNQKISYVAFDEKFNAFRKANPQAKLEDVLPLVKENFGLVVLSDAEAAALPKDGDAAGMVLKPYEVDELRAAFERSMKGGDRKNLSDQDYLLYGEYEPFTVTLTHLLNQKSGIAWTTYSHTGVPVLTSAGGVGAERFGGFYDNTDIFARMAEIMGMKKSSAAVSPAVNTVVSPAVSLATAAN; encoded by the coding sequence ATGGCCCAGTTTCGTTGGCACAATGCTGCTCGCGCGGCTTTTGTTCTTTGCGTCATGCTGTTCGGCTTTATGGGGGTTGCCCACGCAGGGCAGGCCAAGTACGTCATTCTGCTCATAGGCGACGGCATGGGCATGGCCCAGCGCAACGCGGCGGAGCTGTATCTGGCTGCGCAGAAGGGCGACACCACCCCCGGCATCGTCAAGCTCAACATGAGCCAGTTGCCCGTGCAGGGCGCAACCACCACGTATTCCATTGATTCGCTCATTACGGATTCCGCTGCCGCCGGAACCGCCATGGCCTGTGGCGTCAAGACCACCAATCGCGGCCTTGGCGTGGACGGCAAGAACGTGCCCGTGGTTTCCATTGCCGAAATGGCGCGCGACAAGGGCATGAAGGTGGGCATCGTGTCCACCGTGTCGCTCGACCACGCCACGCCCGGTTCTTTTTACGCGCATCAGCCCAGCCGTAAAAATTATTACGAAATTGGCCTTGAACTGGCCGCGAGCCGCATGGATTATTTTGCTGGCGGCGGCTTTCTTGATCCTGCGGGCAAAAAATCCAAGATGGAAGGCGACAAGCGCAACGTGCTGGACGCCATCCGCGCCAATGGGTTCCACTATGTGAACAGCGCGCAGGATTTTCGCTCGCTCAAGCCCGGCAAGGAGCGCGTGGTGTTCGTCAATCCGCGCCTCCAGGACGAATCAGCCATGACCTACGCCATGGATGCCGCCAAGGACGATGTTTCGCTGGCCGAGATGTCGCGCAAGGGCTTTGAACTGCTGGATAATCCCAAAGGCTTTTTCATGATGATCGAAGGCGGCAAGGTTGACTGGGCCTGCCATGCCAACGATGCCGTAAGCTCCATTACCGATGTGCTGGCCTTTGACGCCGCCGTGGCCGAGGCCATGCAGTTCATGCGCAACCACCCGGATGACACCCTGGTCATTGTTACGGGCGACCACGAAACCGGCGGCATGTCCATCGGTTTTGCGGGCACCAAGTACGATTCGTACCACACCCGCCTGAAAAACCAGAAGATATCCTACGTGGCCTTTGACGAAAAATTCAACGCCTTCCGCAAGGCCAATCCGCAGGCAAAGCTGGAAGACGTGCTGCCGCTGGTGAAGGAAAACTTTGGCCTTGTGGTGCTTTCTGATGCGGAAGCCGCCGCCCTGCCCAAGGATGGCGACGCCGCAGGCATGGTGCTGAAACCCTATGAGGTGGACGAACTGCGCGCGGCCTTTGAGCGCAGCATGAAGGGCGGCGACCGCAAGAATCTTTCGGATCAGGATTACCTGCTCTACGGCGAGTATGAGCCGTTCACTGTTACCCTTACCCATCTGCTCAACCAGAAGTCGGGCATTGCGTGGACAACGTATTCCCACACGGGCGTTCCGGTGCTGACCTCTGCCGGAGGCGTTGGCGCTGAGCGCTTTGGCGGGTTTTACGACAATACAGACATCTTTGCCCGCATGGCCGAAATCATGGGGATGAAAAAATCCTCCGCCGCAGTCAGCCCTGCCGTAAATACCGTTGTAAGCCCGGCAGTCAGCCTGGCGACAGCCGCTAACTAA